A single window of Hymenobacter sp. APR13 DNA harbors:
- a CDS encoding PAS domain-containing protein, with the protein MASAFPVDYHPLFRSLPENFLLIGADAAATIIDNTDSHVAVSLRKREEVVGKSFFEAFPATDEASAAIIQASHNYVRQHLQPHTMPLIRYDLERPAAQGGGLQELYWQATHYPILDEQGRLQFILQRTEDVTEQHLAAREAARVARELAETQQRNTFILENLPVMVWTNRPDGTPDYYNPRWENFTGLTLAANAEWQETPGLIHPDDAERIASEVSQAVGAGHEYQLEFRLRRHDGQYRWVLARNVPRHNEQGELVMWVGSGTDIHDQKLLVQELLETNEQQALLSEQAYQAQRQAQRQRESLYDLFMQAPALISLARGPEHRHEFVNPPYQALFPGRELLGRSVAEVIPEAENQGFIAILDQVYQSGEPFFGHEVPFLVSDPQSGDSTERFFNVTYQPVRENGQVVGISHFSYDVTELVLARRALAEICPGAQ; encoded by the coding sequence ATGGCTTCTGCATTTCCGGTCGACTACCACCCACTGTTTCGGTCCCTGCCTGAGAACTTTCTCCTTATCGGGGCAGATGCCGCCGCCACCATCATCGACAATACTGATAGCCACGTGGCAGTGTCGTTGCGGAAGCGCGAGGAAGTGGTAGGCAAATCCTTCTTTGAGGCGTTTCCGGCCACTGACGAGGCTTCGGCCGCCATTATTCAGGCCTCGCACAACTATGTGCGGCAGCACTTGCAGCCCCATACGATGCCCCTGATCCGCTACGACCTGGAGCGGCCAGCCGCGCAGGGCGGTGGCTTGCAGGAGCTGTACTGGCAGGCCACGCATTACCCGATTCTGGATGAGCAGGGCCGCCTGCAGTTCATTCTGCAACGCACCGAGGACGTAACCGAGCAGCACCTAGCGGCTCGGGAGGCCGCCCGCGTAGCCCGGGAGCTGGCCGAGACCCAGCAGCGCAACACCTTCATTCTGGAAAACCTGCCGGTGATGGTGTGGACCAACCGCCCCGACGGCACGCCCGACTACTACAACCCGCGCTGGGAAAATTTCACGGGCCTGACGCTGGCGGCCAACGCCGAGTGGCAGGAAACGCCCGGCCTGATTCATCCGGACGATGCCGAGCGGATTGCGTCGGAGGTAAGCCAGGCCGTGGGCGCCGGCCACGAGTACCAGCTGGAATTCCGGCTGCGCCGCCACGACGGGCAATACCGCTGGGTGCTGGCCCGCAACGTGCCCCGCCACAACGAGCAAGGCGAGTTGGTGATGTGGGTAGGCAGTGGCACCGACATTCACGACCAGAAGCTGCTGGTGCAGGAGCTGCTGGAAACCAACGAGCAGCAGGCCCTGCTTTCCGAGCAGGCCTACCAGGCCCAGCGCCAGGCCCAGCGCCAGCGTGAGAGCCTCTACGACCTGTTTATGCAGGCCCCGGCCCTGATTTCTTTGGCCCGCGGCCCCGAGCACCGGCACGAGTTTGTGAACCCGCCTTACCAAGCCCTGTTTCCGGGCCGGGAGCTATTGGGCCGTAGCGTGGCCGAGGTGATTCCGGAAGCCGAAAACCAGGGGTTCATTGCTATTCTCGACCAGGTTTATCAATCGGGAGAGCCTTTTTTTGGGCACGAAGTGCCGTTCCTAGTGTCAGATCCGCAAAGTGGAGACAGTACAGAGCGATTCTTCAACGTAACCTACCAGCCAGTGCGCGAAAACGGGCAGGTAGTGGGCATTTCGCACTTCTCCTACGACGTAACCGAGTTGGTGCTGGCGCGCCGGGCACTGGCTGAAATCTGTCCTGGCGCTCAGTAA
- a CDS encoding M48 family metallopeptidase → MASYSTLCRPQLPELRFMIRYLFVAGLLLWLLPRAAAQPAYRPYFSADTTQAYQLATAQRTAIRTYFGTAKTGSAEYRAHYQRVVEQASAEVYNAIRHSALLDPVLNAAVQRVFRQVQQANPQLPPARLVLTRNPEANAHAVGNGTILLNVGLLPTLENESQLAFILCHELAHVQCRHQQTTIQEQLGTIHSREMRREVRRIVQAEYNISSRMKSLVMGLSLNGTYHQRRHERQADSLGYVLLRRTSFDASQAHRALQLLDQMDAPASAAPLELGRYFGCAALGRPLETEAPKSQSIFAVQAPVKTVLETTDTLKSHPDCAKRMGYLRALAGGAVAEGTQPVAPEFARLRAVSRLEVVQSWFDTECYDHALFEALLLLPTDPQNAYLRAIVQLSLHQLHHYQLTHRLTEVVSNVSGQQPANFNQLLHTLYGLRTTEYQGLSACFAQLLPPPAADTDEYALAARYAAAALAEDATRAQALQQQYLAQYQNGRFAARLFPPPPPAPSKRRR, encoded by the coding sequence TTGGCTTCCTATTCCACACTATGCCGCCCGCAGCTGCCCGAGCTGCGCTTTATGATTCGTTATCTGTTTGTTGCGGGGCTGCTGCTGTGGCTGCTGCCCCGGGCCGCCGCGCAGCCCGCCTACCGGCCCTATTTCTCTGCCGACACCACCCAGGCCTACCAGCTGGCCACGGCGCAGCGCACGGCCATCCGGACCTACTTCGGCACGGCCAAAACCGGCAGCGCCGAGTACCGGGCGCACTACCAGCGCGTTGTGGAGCAGGCGTCGGCGGAAGTCTACAACGCCATTCGCCACTCGGCGCTGCTCGACCCGGTGCTGAACGCTGCCGTGCAGCGCGTGTTCCGGCAGGTGCAGCAGGCCAATCCGCAGCTGCCGCCCGCCCGCCTCGTGCTCACCCGCAACCCCGAGGCCAACGCCCACGCCGTGGGCAACGGCACCATTCTGCTCAACGTGGGGCTGCTGCCCACGCTGGAAAACGAAAGCCAGCTGGCCTTCATTCTGTGCCACGAGCTGGCCCACGTGCAGTGCCGCCACCAGCAAACCACCATCCAGGAGCAGCTGGGCACGATTCATAGCCGCGAGATGCGCCGCGAAGTGCGCCGCATTGTGCAGGCCGAGTACAACATCAGCTCCCGCATGAAAAGCCTGGTGATGGGCCTGTCGCTGAACGGCACCTACCACCAGCGCCGCCACGAGCGCCAGGCCGACTCGCTGGGCTACGTGCTGCTGCGCCGCACCTCGTTCGACGCCAGCCAGGCCCACCGCGCCCTACAGCTGCTCGACCAGATGGATGCCCCGGCCTCGGCGGCGCCGCTGGAGCTGGGCCGCTACTTCGGCTGCGCGGCCCTGGGCCGGCCGCTGGAAACCGAGGCGCCGAAGTCGCAGTCCATCTTTGCGGTGCAGGCTCCCGTGAAAACAGTGCTCGAAACCACCGACACGCTGAAGTCGCACCCCGACTGTGCGAAGCGCATGGGCTACCTGCGCGCGCTGGCGGGCGGGGCGGTGGCCGAGGGCACGCAGCCGGTGGCGCCAGAATTTGCGCGGCTGCGGGCCGTGAGCCGGCTGGAGGTGGTGCAAAGCTGGTTCGACACCGAATGCTACGACCACGCCCTGTTTGAGGCGCTGCTACTGCTGCCCACCGACCCGCAGAACGCCTACCTGCGCGCCATCGTGCAGCTGAGCTTGCACCAGCTGCACCACTACCAGCTGACGCACCGCCTCACGGAAGTGGTGTCCAACGTGTCGGGGCAGCAGCCGGCCAACTTCAACCAGCTGCTGCACACGCTCTACGGGCTGCGCACCACCGAATACCAGGGCCTCAGCGCCTGCTTTGCCCAGCTGCTGCCGCCCCCCGCCGCCGACACCGACGAGTATGCGCTGGCGGCCCGCTACGCCGCGGCTGCCCTCGCCGAAGATGCCACCCGCGCCCAGGCCCTGCAGCAGCAGTATCTGGCGCAGTACCAGAACGGACGCTTTGCGGCGCGGCTGTTTCCGCCGCCGCCGCCCGCCCCGTCCAAGCGCCGCCGGTAA
- a CDS encoding DUF6770 family protein translates to MYQFTRTLLTAALAIAASAAALAQTQTLDGIKSMPRSGISPIYAGNEVKGYILYARADKADRKNDNFLLDFYDQDLKKVSNITLQKPSGRYTLLQNAFNGTAFGLYFLNTKDNTLEMETYDASLKKLGSKVIEDLSKGDKMVLSQMVRNDGNVENTMGALTLTPIAGKGFVRNSYDGLMRGYALQMYDNNLNPKWRLASDPKSKDYETILIREVTDKYIVGNIMRRDGLMSRQVSSYMVAIDVNTGKKVMELPVETSKTEQLSLSTFTFDAAAREFVAVGEYYKLTDKPFINKSQGFYIKRFTEAGKLIGTKPYSWQKEVKAALPAEAKPSMEDGFMNFTHSIVKGADGKMYIVAEQYKVAADGMGIAALALGGRASAVNGQVGNMMLFVLNPDYSLNTVKFYAKDRSKALLPPGAMGAGLIGMLMKAQGDFDYQFLQRNEANSQFNVVYINYDKEKGEATKKVIGNIAFGDNGQFGVDKIDGNSTATSSYVYPAKPGYVMMVDFLKKQSQLGMKLVKLNI, encoded by the coding sequence ATGTATCAGTTTACCCGCACGCTGCTGACGGCAGCGCTGGCTATTGCGGCCTCGGCCGCTGCACTGGCCCAAACCCAAACCCTGGACGGCATCAAGAGCATGCCCCGCTCCGGGATTTCGCCGATTTATGCCGGCAACGAGGTGAAGGGCTACATCCTGTATGCCCGCGCCGATAAGGCCGACCGCAAAAACGACAACTTCCTGCTCGATTTCTATGATCAGGATCTGAAGAAGGTGTCGAACATCACGCTGCAGAAGCCCTCGGGGCGCTATACGCTGCTGCAGAATGCCTTCAACGGCACGGCGTTCGGCCTGTATTTCCTCAACACCAAGGACAACACGCTGGAGATGGAAACCTACGACGCCAGCCTTAAGAAGCTGGGCTCGAAGGTGATTGAAGACCTGTCGAAGGGCGACAAGATGGTGCTGAGCCAGATGGTGCGCAACGACGGCAACGTGGAAAACACGATGGGCGCCCTCACGCTCACGCCCATTGCCGGCAAAGGCTTCGTGCGCAACAGCTACGACGGCCTGATGCGGGGCTACGCGCTGCAGATGTACGACAACAACCTCAACCCCAAGTGGCGGCTGGCGTCGGACCCCAAGTCCAAGGACTACGAAACCATCCTCATCCGGGAAGTAACCGACAAATACATCGTGGGCAACATCATGCGCCGCGACGGGCTGATGTCGCGGCAGGTGAGCTCCTACATGGTGGCCATCGACGTGAACACCGGCAAAAAGGTGATGGAGCTGCCCGTGGAAACCAGCAAAACCGAGCAGCTCTCGCTCAGCACCTTCACCTTCGACGCCGCCGCCCGCGAGTTTGTGGCCGTGGGCGAATACTACAAGCTCACCGACAAGCCCTTCATCAACAAGAGCCAGGGCTTTTACATCAAGCGGTTCACGGAAGCCGGCAAGCTCATCGGCACCAAGCCCTACAGCTGGCAGAAGGAAGTGAAGGCGGCCCTGCCCGCCGAGGCCAAGCCCAGCATGGAAGACGGCTTCATGAACTTCACGCACTCCATAGTGAAGGGGGCCGATGGCAAGATGTACATCGTGGCCGAGCAGTACAAGGTGGCGGCCGACGGGATGGGCATTGCGGCCCTGGCCCTCGGTGGCCGCGCCAGCGCCGTGAATGGCCAGGTTGGCAACATGATGCTGTTTGTGCTAAACCCCGACTACTCACTGAACACCGTGAAGTTCTACGCCAAGGACCGTTCCAAGGCCCTGCTGCCCCCCGGCGCCATGGGCGCCGGCCTGATTGGCATGCTCATGAAGGCCCAGGGCGACTTCGACTACCAGTTCCTGCAGCGCAACGAGGCCAACTCGCAGTTCAACGTGGTGTACATCAACTACGACAAGGAGAAAGGCGAGGCCACCAAGAAGGTTATCGGCAACATTGCCTTCGGCGACAACGGCCAGTTCGGCGTCGATAAGATTGACGGGAACAGCACCGCCACCAGCTCCTATGTGTACCCGGCCAAGCCCGGCTACGTGATGATGGTGGACTTCCTCAAAAAGCAAAGCCAGCTGGGCATGAAGCTCGTGAAGCTGAACATCTAA
- a CDS encoding GNAT family N-acetyltransferase, producing the protein MYLHYLARYNGQSPYLCPMTLTWTTLPFNLLSVPQLYAVLQLRSEVFVVEQTCAFQDIDGQDQAATHLLGYTETGELAAYARLFGAGISYPEASIGRVVVSPKFRRYGLGRELLHQAIGAVEQLFGPQPIQIGAQLYLQAFYESFGFAQVGEGYLEDGIPHIHMVRA; encoded by the coding sequence ATGTACCTACATTACTTGGCCCGCTACAACGGCCAGAGCCCCTACCTTTGCCCCATGACCCTTACCTGGACCACCCTCCCCTTCAACCTGCTTTCCGTGCCCCAGCTCTACGCCGTGCTGCAGCTGCGCAGCGAGGTATTTGTAGTAGAACAGACCTGTGCCTTCCAGGACATCGACGGGCAGGACCAGGCGGCCACGCACCTGCTGGGCTACACCGAAACCGGCGAACTAGCCGCCTACGCCCGCCTGTTCGGGGCCGGCATCAGCTACCCCGAGGCCAGCATCGGGCGGGTGGTCGTCAGCCCGAAGTTCCGGCGCTACGGGCTGGGCCGCGAGCTGCTGCACCAGGCCATTGGGGCCGTAGAGCAGCTGTTCGGCCCCCAGCCCATCCAGATTGGGGCGCAGCTGTACCTGCAGGCGTTTTATGAGAGCTTCGGCTTTGCGCAGGTCGGCGAGGGCTACCTCGAAGACGGCATTCCGCACATTCACATGGTGCGCGCTTAG
- a CDS encoding glycine zipper domain-containing protein, producing the protein MRTIRFAFVAAACFFFTDCSTSRGTGAAIGGASGAVVGGAVGGTGGAVLGGAAGAVGGAVIGNRRDKKKAERAAQEEARRNQQNNL; encoded by the coding sequence ATGAGAACGATACGGTTTGCTTTCGTGGCTGCGGCCTGCTTTTTTTTCACTGATTGCTCTACCAGCCGCGGCACCGGCGCGGCCATTGGCGGCGCCAGCGGCGCCGTGGTAGGCGGTGCCGTGGGCGGCACTGGCGGGGCCGTATTGGGCGGCGCCGCCGGTGCTGTAGGCGGCGCCGTCATCGGCAACCGCCGCGACAAGAAAAAGGCCGAACGGGCCGCCCAGGAAGAAGCCCGCCGCAACCAGCAGAACAACCTCTAG
- a CDS encoding MBL fold metallo-hydrolase encodes MRISWKLIGRLTASIVVLLLVAGVAFAKLSPQLGGSPTKAQKAAYAQSGHYFEGEFRNLVPTELMTGGGSTFSALWKFVFGSKPANVQPPAPLPTRPLDSLSIVRKPAGLLRATWFGHSASLVEIAGKNVLFDPMLNVKMGPLSWVTPQRYNQSLAITAEQLPAIDAVLISHDHYDHLDYETIRKLRDKVAGFYVPLGVGAHLLAWGVAPARVHELDWNDSVQLPGGLTIISTPARHFSGRGLTNRNSTSWSSWVLKTPSQRVFYSGDGGYGPHFKTIGQQHGPFDLALMECGQYDDQWAQIHMKPEQTVQATLDVRGRVLLPVHWGAFTEANHAWNEPVRRASAEAARLLLPITTPELGQPVTPGAGALPQVQWWR; translated from the coding sequence ATGCGTATTTCCTGGAAACTGATTGGGCGGCTAACCGCCAGTATTGTGGTGCTGCTGCTGGTGGCGGGCGTGGCCTTCGCCAAACTGAGCCCGCAGCTGGGCGGCTCGCCCACCAAAGCTCAAAAGGCCGCCTACGCGCAGTCGGGGCACTATTTTGAGGGCGAGTTCCGCAACCTCGTACCCACCGAGCTGATGACCGGCGGCGGCAGCACGTTTTCGGCGCTGTGGAAATTCGTGTTCGGGAGCAAGCCCGCCAATGTGCAGCCGCCCGCGCCGCTGCCCACCCGCCCGCTCGATTCGCTCAGCATCGTGCGTAAGCCGGCCGGGCTGCTGCGCGCCACCTGGTTCGGGCACTCGGCCAGCCTGGTGGAAATAGCCGGCAAAAACGTCCTCTTCGACCCCATGCTAAACGTGAAAATGGGCCCGCTGAGCTGGGTGACGCCCCAACGCTACAACCAAAGCCTGGCCATCACGGCCGAGCAGCTGCCGGCCATCGACGCGGTGCTGATTTCGCACGACCACTACGACCACCTCGACTACGAAACCATCCGGAAGCTGCGCGACAAAGTGGCCGGCTTCTACGTGCCGCTGGGCGTGGGCGCTCACCTGCTGGCCTGGGGCGTGGCACCGGCCCGCGTGCACGAATTGGACTGGAACGACTCGGTGCAGCTGCCCGGCGGCCTCACCATCATCAGCACGCCGGCGCGCCACTTTTCGGGCCGGGGCCTCACCAACCGCAACTCCACTTCTTGGAGCTCCTGGGTGCTGAAAACCCCTTCGCAGCGCGTGTTCTACAGCGGCGACGGCGGCTACGGCCCGCACTTCAAAACCATCGGCCAGCAACACGGCCCCTTCGACCTGGCCCTGATGGAATGCGGCCAGTACGACGACCAGTGGGCCCAAATCCACATGAAACCCGAGCAGACCGTGCAGGCCACGCTGGACGTGCGCGGCCGGGTGCTGCTGCCGGTGCACTGGGGCGCTTTCACCGAGGCCAACCACGCCTGGAACGAGCCCGTGCGCCGCGCCTCCGCCGAAGCCGCCCGCCTGCTGCTGCCCATCACCACGCCCGAGCTAGGCCAGCCCGTGACGCCCGGCGCGGGCGCGCTGCCGCAGGTGCAGTGGTGGCGCTAA
- a CDS encoding fatty acid desaturase has protein sequence MRLFNPTASVAKGDQLAPGWLKSGWLYLMLLPALVWGFSSLSVERSVASVLLTVFTVGLGHSIGLHRGIIHRSYRCSRLLRGVLAYCFVHSGLGGPLSWVRVHYFRDYWQNRPDCPAYFRYDHSLWQDYAWNLHLALRPADEARYAIPAEDLHDPWLRFLERTWYWHVLGAAALIWSVFSFEAMIVCVCVRISVTILGHWFVGFVSHKYGYARYDIDQATEHGYNNFVLGALSFGEGFHNNHHAHPSSAKMSTAWYELDLGWYLIATLRALGLVWDVQVVGQTPTQKPQAKARAYRWHWPWQE, from the coding sequence ATGCGCTTGTTCAATCCTACTGCCAGCGTTGCCAAAGGCGACCAGCTGGCTCCCGGCTGGCTGAAATCGGGCTGGCTGTATCTGATGCTGCTGCCGGCCCTGGTGTGGGGATTCTCTTCGCTGTCGGTGGAGCGGAGCGTGGCATCCGTACTGCTCACGGTGTTTACCGTGGGGCTGGGCCATTCCATCGGGCTGCACCGCGGCATCATTCACCGCTCCTACCGCTGCTCGCGGCTGTTGCGCGGGGTCCTTGCCTACTGTTTCGTGCACTCAGGCCTGGGCGGGCCGCTCTCCTGGGTGCGGGTGCACTACTTCCGCGACTACTGGCAAAACCGCCCCGACTGCCCCGCCTACTTCCGCTACGACCATTCCTTATGGCAGGACTACGCCTGGAACCTGCACTTGGCGTTGCGGCCCGCTGATGAAGCCCGTTACGCTATTCCTGCCGAAGACCTGCACGACCCGTGGCTGCGCTTTCTGGAGCGCACCTGGTACTGGCACGTGCTGGGCGCAGCGGCCCTGATCTGGAGCGTATTCAGCTTCGAGGCCATGATTGTCTGCGTGTGCGTGCGGATCAGCGTGACCATCCTGGGGCACTGGTTTGTGGGCTTCGTGTCACACAAATATGGCTACGCCCGCTATGATATTGACCAGGCTACCGAGCATGGCTACAACAACTTCGTTTTGGGCGCGCTGTCCTTCGGCGAAGGCTTCCACAACAACCATCACGCCCACCCCAGCTCCGCCAAAATGAGCACCGCCTGGTACGAGCTGGATCTTGGCTGGTACCTGATTGCCACGCTGCGGGCCCTGGGTTTGGTCTGGGACGTACAAGTAGTGGGCCAGACGCCGACCCAGAAGCCTCAGGCCAAAGCCCGCGCCTACCGCTGGCACTGGCCCTGGCAAGAGTAA